The proteins below are encoded in one region of Bacillus alveayuensis:
- a CDS encoding endonuclease-3 (product_source=KO:K10773; cath_funfam=1.10.1670.10,1.10.340.30; cog=COG0177; ko=KO:K10773; pfam=PF00730,PF10576; smart=SM00478,SM00525; superfamily=48150; tigrfam=TIGR01083), whose protein sequence is MLTKKQIRECLDTIAEMFPNAHCELVHRNPFELLIAVVLSAQCTDALVNKVTKRLFEKYKKPEDYLAVSLEELQQDIRSIGLYRNKAKNIQKLCQMLIDEFNGKVPDEREQLMKLPGVGRKTANVVISVAFGKPAIAVDTHVERVSKRLGICRYKDSVLEVEKTLMQKIPKEEWGITHHRLIFFGRYHCKSQSPKCEHCPLLHLCREGKKRMKGKVANGKKDQREASK, encoded by the coding sequence ATGTTAACGAAAAAGCAAATTCGCGAATGTTTAGATACGATCGCTGAAATGTTTCCAAATGCTCATTGTGAGCTCGTTCATCGCAATCCATTTGAGTTATTAATTGCTGTCGTTTTATCCGCCCAATGCACCGATGCATTAGTCAATAAAGTGACGAAGCGTTTATTTGAAAAATATAAAAAGCCTGAAGACTATTTAGCTGTTTCCCTTGAAGAATTGCAGCAAGATATACGTTCCATTGGTTTATACCGTAATAAAGCAAAAAATATTCAGAAATTATGCCAAATGTTAATCGATGAATTTAATGGAAAGGTTCCAGATGAACGAGAGCAATTAATGAAACTCCCAGGTGTAGGAAGAAAAACTGCCAATGTCGTTATATCGGTCGCTTTCGGTAAACCTGCTATTGCGGTTGATACTCATGTTGAACGTGTCAGTAAACGTCTTGGAATATGTCGATATAAAGATTCTGTATTAGAAGTTGAAAAAACGTTAATGCAAAAAATTCCGAAAGAGGAATGGGGAATTACTCATCATCGCTTAATTTTCTTCGGTCGATATCATTGTAAATCACAGTCACCAAAATGTGAGCATTGTCCACTCCTTCATTTATGCCGAGAAGGAAAGAAACGAATGAAAGGAAAGGTGGCAAATGGGAAAAAAGATCAGCGTGAAGCTTCCAAATGA
- a CDS encoding beta-lactamase superfamily II metal-dependent hydrolase (product_source=COG2333; cath_funfam=3.30.420.110; cog=COG2333; superfamily=56281) yields MKKWLFFLIICLLTVYGYEKPPTNVETDIEKVDLKLRENEIGITFIDLTSGEATLIQHGNRKNVLINTGGPNTFKQLKKILDMFNVHEINTLIITKDDEQYIANTKNLIKHYRIQKFATGQHLLAKSQLNNKLKVAKWETWKTNETIELLPSLTIQVVHDDFHSNKHLGLDLLMKFHKHNILYMTSADQQLETFLLQKPLSDVNILKVAHFGDKNGTSKPFVDHVDPQVAIIFRKKNEWPSQDVIERLYQTWIDIYPTKQFGTIAIKMDETLYEVIPLSFESSF; encoded by the coding sequence TTGAAAAAATGGTTATTTTTCCTCATCATATGTTTATTAACGGTTTATGGCTATGAAAAGCCTCCGACGAACGTAGAAACGGATATTGAAAAAGTCGATTTAAAGCTTCGTGAAAATGAAATCGGCATAACATTTATCGATTTAACAAGTGGTGAAGCGACATTAATCCAACATGGAAATAGGAAAAATGTCCTGATCAATACTGGTGGACCGAATACGTTCAAACAATTAAAAAAAATATTAGATATGTTTAATGTTCATGAAATCAATACGCTCATTATTACGAAAGATGACGAACAATATATCGCGAATACAAAAAACTTAATAAAACATTATCGTATTCAAAAATTTGCAACAGGCCAACATTTGCTTGCGAAAAGCCAATTGAACAATAAGTTAAAGGTTGCGAAATGGGAAACGTGGAAGACGAATGAAACAATAGAGCTTCTGCCTAGTTTGACCATTCAAGTTGTTCATGATGATTTTCATTCAAATAAACATTTAGGACTTGATTTATTAATGAAATTTCACAAACATAACATTTTGTATATGACATCAGCAGATCAGCAATTAGAAACATTTTTATTACAAAAACCTCTTTCTGATGTTAATATTTTGAAAGTTGCTCATTTTGGAGATAAAAATGGTACTTCAAAGCCATTTGTAGATCATGTAGACCCGCAAGTTGCGATTATTTTTCGTAAAAAAAATGAATGGCCAAGCCAGGATGTCATTGAAAGATTGTACCAAACGTGGATTGATATTTACCCGACAAAACAATTCGGGACGATTGCGATTAAAATGGATGAAACTTTATATGAAGTCATTCCACTTTCGTTTGAAAGCTCATTTTAA
- a CDS encoding hypothetical protein (product_source=Hypo-rule applied; superfamily=48065), which translates to MGKKISVKLPNDFRNSLFFEGLSEITVTIHDDLEENLAQSPFIYDLCDRNEIKLPMKPWNNWKTSIPYLLKYWKKLDQSIQESFQNRKGKADRHKMLQSLSFYMLFIHWLNNQPVQTLSFQPLSQFNYKPVNVEERLKFIMKKPEQYHSFIQLQQLFHETEKLFHKRKALDKLKKIAMTNDW; encoded by the coding sequence ATGGGAAAAAAGATCAGCGTGAAGCTTCCAAATGATTTCCGTAATTCTCTTTTTTTTGAAGGATTATCAGAAATTACTGTTACAATACATGATGATTTGGAAGAAAATTTAGCACAATCACCATTTATTTATGATCTTTGCGATCGAAACGAAATCAAGCTTCCTATGAAGCCGTGGAACAATTGGAAAACGTCCATTCCTTATTTATTAAAATATTGGAAAAAACTTGATCAAAGTATTCAAGAGTCGTTTCAAAACCGTAAAGGGAAAGCTGATCGACATAAGATGTTGCAAAGCCTTTCTTTCTATATGTTATTTATTCATTGGTTAAACAACCAACCCGTGCAAACATTAAGTTTTCAACCGCTTTCACAATTCAATTATAAACCGGTAAATGTAGAAGAAAGACTAAAATTTATCATGAAAAAGCCTGAACAATACCACTCCTTTATTCAATTGCAACAGTTATTTCATGAAACGGAAAAACTGTTCCATAAACGAAAAGCACTTGACAAGCTAAAAAAAATAGCGATGACCAATGATTGGTGA
- a CDS encoding hypothetical protein (product_source=Hypo-rule applied; pfam=PF14084; superfamily=54277) gives MESKIEVLSTVKVEHSDDLYKIVDLLNRTLKRQDLMFGLALDENDKSKAIFTIYRT, from the coding sequence ATGGAAAGTAAAATTGAAGTTTTATCTACAGTAAAGGTTGAACATTCGGATGATTTGTATAAAATTGTCGATTTATTAAACCGTACATTAAAACGTCAAGATTTAATGTTTGGTTTAGCTCTAGATGAAAATGATAAAAGCAAAGCTATTTTTACGATCTATCGAACATAA
- a CDS encoding ATP-dependent DNA helicase DinG (product_source=KO:K03722; cath_funfam=3.30.420.10,3.40.50.300; cog=COG0847,COG1199; ko=KO:K03722; pfam=PF00929,PF13307; smart=SM00479,SM00491; superfamily=159121,52540,53098; tigrfam=TIGR01407) — MNNKFVVVDVETTGNRPKNGDRIIQLAIIVIQGTKIVEQFSSFVNPQKEIPPFIEQLTGISNELVQNAPTFEELADHIYLLLNDGYFVAHNVFFDFHFLQEEFKRLHYPELVNPIIDTVELARIVFPRAKGFKLKDLAEFLQIEHLNPHRADHDAFVTALLLQRIFNKLKFMPHETLKALNRLTPHFISDVEEILDAFINEKMLKISRIEYEDIIIHRQIAFKKMEWEIPSHTLPLEEGSFETFYHTFYNNVHDAMNPLSFHYQMLANKVLEAYETNQHALIEINKGIEKTVSYLLPAIFFALTQNKQITVATSSLYLMEQIKNEIVPFMERGMKRRVAVSTLKGSRNYLCLNKFERALKEDDKNYDVVITKAQILVWLLETETGDVDELNLSSGGIRFWDRIHADAKHQRHPWRSFSYYDHALNRAKRSHIVLTNHAMLMADTCKGRKQFNESHYLVIDEAHLFERACIQNTGRKLEYSSLIYRLQRLNEFISKLKPIVLNHFEKHSLQNEEAMLREMMEQLNELFTLIHDYVKRKKKNEDMNIYRYRLQAVKEKGKRWTAIIELVQKYQFLINDFLQSMYKQHDVFEKIKEKQILSDDLTAAFNDYFSYMEYFHELQNDFHYFFFISQHEIVTWIEIEAKGAKNAVKIFSQPISVSSYLADEFFSKKKSVILISNALTVAGSFDYYMKRLGLQDFYPMTIQLLGSARDKKRMKLLIPIDFPFIQEVDEDVYTSHVATSITHIVKRINGKTVVLFSSFEMLKNTYEKIKDLMEQEGMFIFGQGINGSSPQKVIKAFEPFEKGIFLSTTSFWNSIDIPMKEIKTMIVVRLPFSSPNDPIVSANCDQLTRIGKNPFYEYSLPEAVIRLKQGIQQTLSFNENVTMFVLDKRLTSSTYRKYFLSSLEVEAMIEKPFYDLLQIALD; from the coding sequence ATCATCGTCATTCAAGGTACAAAGATCGTTGAGCAATTTTCAAGTTTTGTAAATCCTCAAAAAGAAATACCTCCATTTATCGAACAATTAACAGGAATTTCAAATGAACTCGTGCAAAATGCCCCAACTTTTGAAGAGTTAGCCGATCATATTTATTTGTTATTAAACGATGGGTATTTTGTCGCTCATAACGTATTTTTTGATTTTCATTTTTTACAGGAGGAGTTTAAACGCCTCCATTATCCAGAGCTTGTCAATCCAATCATTGATACAGTTGAACTCGCTAGAATTGTGTTCCCTCGAGCCAAAGGCTTTAAGCTAAAAGATCTTGCTGAATTTTTACAAATTGAACATCTGAACCCACATCGTGCTGATCATGATGCTTTTGTTACAGCCTTATTATTGCAGCGCATATTCAATAAGTTGAAGTTCATGCCGCATGAAACATTAAAAGCTTTAAATCGCTTAACACCCCATTTCATCAGTGATGTTGAGGAAATCCTTGATGCGTTCATCAATGAGAAAATGCTTAAAATTTCACGAATAGAATATGAGGACATCATCATTCACCGTCAAATTGCTTTTAAAAAAATGGAATGGGAAATACCGTCTCATACCCTGCCATTAGAGGAGGGAAGCTTTGAAACCTTTTATCATACATTTTATAATAACGTTCATGATGCAATGAATCCTCTTTCTTTCCATTATCAAATGCTGGCTAATAAAGTGTTGGAAGCTTATGAAACGAATCAGCATGCATTAATTGAGATAAATAAAGGAATCGAAAAAACGGTTTCGTATTTGCTCCCTGCTATTTTTTTTGCTCTTACACAAAATAAACAAATAACGGTTGCGACATCTTCCCTTTATTTAATGGAACAAATAAAAAATGAAATCGTACCTTTCATGGAAAGAGGAATGAAAAGACGAGTTGCTGTTTCTACACTAAAAGGAAGCCGCAACTACTTATGCTTAAATAAATTTGAAAGAGCCTTGAAAGAAGATGATAAAAATTATGATGTTGTAATAACAAAGGCGCAAATATTAGTGTGGTTATTAGAAACGGAAACGGGTGATGTCGATGAACTAAACTTAAGTTCTGGGGGCATACGTTTTTGGGATAGAATTCATGCAGATGCAAAACACCAACGACATCCGTGGAGGTCATTTTCTTATTATGATCATGCTTTAAATCGAGCGAAACGTTCACATATCGTGTTAACGAATCATGCGATGTTAATGGCCGATACATGTAAAGGACGAAAACAATTCAATGAAAGTCATTATTTGGTTATTGATGAAGCCCACTTATTTGAACGCGCTTGCATCCAAAATACTGGAAGAAAATTGGAATATTCTTCATTAATATATCGTTTACAGCGATTAAATGAGTTCATTAGCAAACTAAAACCAATTGTTCTTAATCATTTCGAAAAACATTCATTACAAAATGAAGAAGCAATGCTAAGAGAGATGATGGAGCAATTAAATGAACTGTTTACCCTTATCCATGATTATGTGAAAAGAAAAAAGAAAAACGAAGATATGAATATTTATCGGTATCGATTACAAGCTGTGAAAGAGAAAGGAAAACGGTGGACGGCAATTATTGAATTAGTCCAAAAATATCAGTTTCTAATCAATGACTTCTTACAATCCATGTATAAACAGCATGATGTATTCGAAAAAATAAAAGAGAAGCAAATATTGAGTGATGATCTAACTGCCGCTTTCAATGATTATTTTTCATATATGGAATATTTCCACGAGCTGCAAAATGATTTTCATTATTTCTTTTTCATTTCACAACACGAAATCGTCACATGGATTGAAATCGAAGCAAAAGGAGCAAAAAATGCAGTAAAAATCTTTTCTCAACCCATTTCCGTTTCTAGTTATTTAGCTGATGAATTTTTTTCCAAAAAGAAAAGTGTTATTTTGATTTCTAATGCTTTAACGGTAGCAGGATCCTTTGATTATTATATGAAACGGCTCGGTTTACAAGATTTTTATCCGATGACCATTCAACTTTTAGGAAGCGCAAGGGACAAAAAAAGGATGAAATTGTTGATTCCAATAGATTTTCCATTTATTCAAGAGGTAGATGAAGATGTTTATACGTCACATGTCGCAACAAGTATTACGCATATTGTGAAACGTATAAATGGGAAAACAGTCGTTTTATTTTCTTCATTCGAGATGTTAAAAAATACGTATGAAAAAATAAAGGATTTAATGGAGCAGGAAGGGATGTTTATATTTGGACAAGGAATCAATGGAAGTAGTCCACAAAAAGTGATCAAAGCGTTTGAACCATTTGAAAAAGGCATATTTTTAAGCACAACAAGTTTTTGGAATTCGATTGATATTCCAATGAAAGAAATTAAGACGATGATTGTTGTCCGCCTTCCTTTTTCTTCTCCAAATGATCCCATTGTTTCAGCGAATTGCGATCAGTTAACTCGAATTGGAAAAAATCCGTTTTATGAATATTCCTTGCCTGAAGCGGTCATACGTCTCAAACAAGGAATACAACAAACGCTTTCTTTTAATGAAAATGTCACAATGTTCGTTTTGGATAAACGATTGACATCTTCTACATATCGCAAGTACTTTCTAAGTTCACTAGAAGTGGAAGCGATGATCGAAAAGCCGTTCTATGATTTACTTCAAATTGCTTTAGATTAG
- a CDS encoding DNA replication protein (product_source=KO:K02086; cath_funfam=1.10.10.10,1.10.10.630; cog=COG3935; ko=KO:K02086; pfam=PF07261; superfamily=158499,46785; tigrfam=TIGR01446), which yields MKKEEFVAYQEQGVLSIPIVLLRNYHKLGLTEQEFTLILLVHSYMQNGNYFPTPMELSEHMSISSSTCANLLRHLIQRGFLYIEEFEQNSIMYEKYSLAPLWEKLYQLLQTSKKQEDSKVDEKNLYTIFEQEFGRPLSPFECETLSIWLDQDHHDPDIIMAALREAVLSGKLNFRYIDRILFEWKKNGIQTIDQARKHAKRFRSSQKRTNVEKTNKEYKRIVPFYNWLDGES from the coding sequence ATGAAAAAAGAGGAGTTTGTAGCCTATCAAGAGCAAGGTGTATTATCCATTCCGATTGTGCTCTTACGAAATTATCATAAATTAGGCTTAACAGAACAAGAGTTTACCCTTATTTTATTAGTTCATTCTTATATGCAAAATGGAAATTATTTCCCGACACCAATGGAGCTCTCGGAACATATGTCTATTTCTTCCTCTACATGTGCTAATTTGTTGCGTCATTTGATTCAACGAGGTTTTCTTTACATTGAGGAATTTGAACAAAATTCTATTATGTATGAAAAGTACTCATTAGCGCCATTATGGGAAAAGCTATATCAATTGCTGCAAACATCAAAAAAACAAGAGGACTCAAAAGTGGACGAGAAAAATTTGTACACAATATTTGAGCAAGAGTTTGGTCGTCCATTATCTCCATTTGAATGTGAAACATTATCGATTTGGCTTGATCAAGACCATCATGATCCAGATATTATTATGGCAGCATTACGTGAAGCAGTGTTATCAGGAAAGTTGAATTTCCGCTATATTGATCGTATTTTATTTGAATGGAAGAAAAACGGGATTCAAACAATTGATCAAGCGCGCAAACATGCTAAGCGTTTTCGCAGCTCCCAAAAAAGAACAAATGTTGAAAAAACGAATAAAGAATACAAGCGAATTGTTCCTTTTTATAATTGGCTAGATGGAGAGTCATAA
- a CDS encoding asparaginyl-tRNA synthetase (product_source=KO:K01893; cath_funfam=2.40.50.140,3.30.930.10; cog=COG0017; ko=KO:K01893; pfam=PF00152,PF01336; superfamily=50249,55681; tigrfam=TIGR00457) codes for MKTTISEVYKFVDQEITIGAWLANKRSSGKIAFLQLRDGTGFIQGVVVKSEVDEEVFQKAKTITQETSLYVTGVVREDKRSPFGYELGVTNIEIIHESVGYPITPKEHGTEFLMDNRHLWLRSKRQHAIMKIRNELIRSTYEFFNERGFVKIDAPILTGSAPEGTTELFHTKYFDEDAYLSQSGQLYMEAAAMALGKVFSFGPTFRAEKSKTRRHLIEFWMIEPEMAFYEFEDNLKIQEEYVTHIVQSVLKNCPLPLKTLERDTTILEKVKAPFPRITYDEAIQLLHEKGFDDIKWGDDFGAPHETAIAESFDKPVFITHYPTSLKPFYMQPDPNREDVVLCADLIAPEGYGEIIGGSQRIHDYELLKKRLEEHNLDFDAYKWYLELRQYGSVPHSGFGLGLERTVAWISGVEHVRETIPFPRLLNRLYP; via the coding sequence GTGAAAACAACAATTTCAGAAGTATATAAATTTGTGGATCAAGAAATAACGATCGGCGCTTGGCTAGCGAATAAACGCTCAAGCGGCAAAATAGCCTTCTTGCAATTGCGGGATGGAACAGGCTTTATTCAAGGAGTCGTCGTCAAATCAGAAGTAGACGAGGAAGTTTTTCAGAAAGCCAAAACCATTACACAAGAAACATCCTTATACGTAACAGGTGTCGTTCGTGAAGATAAACGTTCACCATTTGGTTACGAACTTGGTGTTACGAATATTGAAATTATTCATGAATCTGTAGGCTATCCTATTACACCGAAGGAGCACGGCACCGAATTTTTAATGGACAATCGTCATTTATGGCTTCGTTCCAAAAGACAGCATGCGATTATGAAAATCCGAAATGAACTCATTCGCTCAACGTATGAGTTCTTTAATGAACGAGGCTTTGTAAAAATAGATGCACCTATTTTAACGGGAAGTGCTCCAGAAGGCACAACGGAATTATTTCATACTAAATATTTTGACGAGGATGCCTATTTATCTCAAAGCGGACAGCTTTATATGGAAGCGGCGGCAATGGCATTAGGAAAAGTATTTTCATTCGGTCCGACTTTCCGTGCTGAAAAATCGAAAACACGACGTCACCTTATTGAATTTTGGATGATTGAACCAGAAATGGCTTTTTATGAATTTGAAGATAATTTGAAAATTCAAGAGGAATACGTCACCCATATTGTACAGTCAGTATTAAAAAATTGCCCATTACCATTAAAAACGCTTGAACGTGACACAACGATATTAGAAAAAGTGAAAGCGCCATTTCCACGCATCACTTATGATGAAGCGATTCAATTATTACATGAAAAAGGCTTTGATGATATAAAGTGGGGAGATGATTTTGGGGCGCCGCATGAAACAGCTATCGCGGAATCGTTCGATAAACCTGTGTTTATTACCCATTATCCGACTTCACTAAAACCATTTTATATGCAGCCAGATCCAAATCGCGAAGACGTTGTTTTATGTGCAGATTTAATTGCTCCTGAAGGATACGGGGAAATTATTGGTGGCTCACAGCGTATTCATGATTACGAACTGTTGAAAAAGAGATTAGAGGAGCACAATTTAGATTTCGATGCGTATAAATGGTATTTAGAACTGCGCCAATACGGATCAGTTCCTCATTCAGGTTTTGGCCTTGGCTTGGAACGTACTGTGGCATGGATTAGCGGTGTTGAACATGTTCGTGAAACGATTCCATTCCCACGTTTGTTAAATCGTTTATATCCATAA
- a CDS encoding uncharacterized protein YpmB (product_source=COG5353; cog=COG5353; superfamily=54403; transmembrane_helix_parts=Inside_1_6,TMhelix_7_26,Outside_27_170), translated as MSRKTIVTLIISTILIVCLITIGWIYRSAMDDKMMGHTWAEEVAKENGIKNIKNISTYYSDHAYYIVAGSNDKSEHVYAFIPKDRPEDILTIKEKDGLSKDDVLKLVFSFDEEKKPQEIISISLGYDDSKTPKWDIPVWEVRYIDQKNRYTYFIVSFTDPQVYKSYSIQQ; from the coding sequence ATGAGTAGAAAAACGATTGTTACACTTATCATAAGTACCATTTTAATCGTCTGTCTGATCACAATTGGATGGATTTACCGCTCGGCTATGGATGATAAAATGATGGGACACACGTGGGCGGAGGAAGTTGCAAAAGAAAATGGTATCAAAAATATAAAGAATATATCGACATATTACAGTGATCACGCTTATTATATTGTAGCAGGGTCCAATGACAAAAGTGAACATGTATATGCTTTTATTCCGAAAGATCGACCTGAAGATATATTAACCATTAAAGAAAAAGATGGCCTTTCGAAAGATGACGTGTTAAAATTAGTATTTTCATTTGATGAGGAAAAAAAACCACAAGAAATCATTTCAATTTCTTTAGGCTATGATGATTCCAAAACTCCGAAATGGGATATACCGGTTTGGGAGGTCCGCTATATTGACCAAAAAAACCGTTATACATATTTCATTGTAAGTTTCACTGATCCACAAGTTTACAAATCATACAGTATCCAACAATAA
- a CDS encoding aspartate aminotransferase (product_source=KO:K00812; cath_funfam=3.40.640.10; cog=COG0436; ko=KO:K00812; pfam=PF00155; superfamily=53383), producing the protein MNLAKRVSTLTPSTTLAITAKAKELKAQGFDVIGLGAGEPDFNTPRHIIDEAVKAMNEGYTKYTPSGGLVSLKEAIIEKFKRDQQIEYKPSEIIVCTGAKHALYTLFQVILDEGDEVIIPTPYWVSYPEQVKLAGGKPVFVEGDEANHFKITPEQLKKAITAKTKAVIINSPSNPTGVLYSEEELLALGHVCLEHDILIVSDEIYEKLIYDGHKHVSIAQLSKELKESTIIINGVSKSHSMTGWRIGYAAGNETIIKAMTNLASHSTSNPTSIAQYAAIAAYNGPEEPVEEMRKAFEERLNIIYEKLIQIPGFYCVKPQGAFYLFPNVKEAAEMTGYKEVDDFVKALLEEEKVAIVPGSGFGAPNNVRLSYATSLELLEEAIKRIRRFVENHTK; encoded by the coding sequence ATGAACTTAGCAAAGCGAGTATCTACACTCACACCTTCTACTACTTTAGCGATTACAGCAAAAGCGAAAGAATTAAAAGCACAGGGCTTTGATGTCATCGGTCTTGGGGCAGGTGAACCAGATTTTAATACACCTCGGCATATTATAGATGAAGCTGTAAAAGCGATGAATGAAGGATATACGAAATACACTCCTTCTGGAGGATTGGTAAGTCTTAAAGAAGCGATCATTGAAAAATTCAAGCGGGATCAACAAATAGAGTATAAACCATCTGAAATTATTGTTTGTACAGGAGCCAAGCATGCACTTTACACATTGTTTCAAGTAATTTTAGATGAGGGCGATGAAGTCATTATTCCAACCCCATATTGGGTGAGCTATCCAGAACAAGTTAAGCTTGCTGGTGGAAAGCCTGTGTTCGTCGAAGGCGATGAAGCCAATCATTTTAAAATCACTCCTGAGCAACTAAAAAAGGCGATAACAGCTAAAACAAAAGCCGTGATTATTAACTCGCCTAGTAATCCTACAGGAGTGCTTTATTCAGAAGAAGAATTACTAGCACTTGGTCATGTATGCTTAGAACACGATATTCTCATTGTTTCGGATGAAATTTATGAAAAGCTCATTTATGATGGACATAAGCATGTTTCAATTGCTCAACTTTCTAAAGAATTAAAGGAAAGTACGATCATCATCAATGGAGTGTCCAAATCTCATTCGATGACAGGTTGGAGAATTGGATATGCAGCAGGAAATGAAACCATTATTAAAGCGATGACGAATTTAGCTAGTCATAGTACATCCAATCCAACTTCAATTGCTCAGTATGCTGCAATTGCTGCATACAATGGTCCAGAAGAACCGGTAGAAGAAATGAGAAAAGCTTTTGAAGAACGCTTAAATATTATTTACGAAAAACTTATTCAAATTCCTGGCTTTTATTGTGTAAAACCACAAGGTGCTTTCTATTTATTTCCAAATGTAAAAGAAGCGGCAGAAATGACAGGATATAAAGAGGTAGATGATTTTGTGAAAGCTTTACTGGAAGAGGAAAAAGTAGCTATTGTACCTGGTTCTGGATTTGGTGCACCTAATAACGTACGTCTTTCCTACGCAACATCTCTTGAGCTTTTGGAAGAAGCAATAAAAAGAATTCGCCGTTTTGTTGAAAATCATACGAAATAA